A single window of Plasmodium malariae genome assembly, chromosome: 8 DNA harbors:
- the PmUG01_08018400 gene encoding conserved Plasmodium protein, unknown function: MGNQVVSKFFEKSNDTKKRNIIDKFKNTNDENKNENANGFLLIHNVTKNKKDDNEKKNNEIYEQINSKKEQKFNIKEQISNQKDTNESYMENNDVEKIKEENFHLFDESLNSNNVKHPCHAQWFLFWVYASYLNEKFSETEKEYVHSFYSYFPEQCINGKGKNCFTEFCQIYPVRAESREELMMWLQTCENYCRQKAELPVKIFNYNKLLKRWRYDDDYI, translated from the exons ATGGGTAACCAAGTAGTgtctaaattttttgaaaaaagtaatgatacgaaaaaaagaaacatcaTAGATAAATTTAAGAATACTAATGATGAGAACAAAAACGAAAATGCAAATGGatttttgttaatacataatgtaacaaaaaacaaaaaagatgataatgaaaagaaaaataatgaaatatatgaacaaataaatagtaaaaaggaacaaaaatttaatatcaaAGAACAAATAAGTAACCAAAAGGATACTAACGAATCTTACATGGAAAATAATGAcgtggaaaaaataaaagaagaaaactTTCATTTATTTGATGAAAGTTTGAATTCAAATAACGTCAAACACCCCTGTCATGCGCAGTGGTTTTTGTTTTGGGTATATGCttcttatttaaatgaaaagttCTCAGAAACTGAAAAGGAATATgttcattctttttattcgTATTTTCCTGAACAGTGCATAAATGGAAAAGGGAAAAACTGTTTTACCGAATTTTGTCAAATTTACCCAGTTAG ggCTGAGTCCAGGGAAGAACTCATGATGTGGTTGCAAACGTGCGAAAATTATTGCAGACAAAAAGCGGAATTACctgtaaaaattttcaa TTACAATAAACTGTTAAAAAGGTGGAGGTACGATGATGATTACATTTAA
- the PmUG01_08018700 gene encoding DnaJ protein, putative gives MKKNNIDGFILKKNQYNHENNVLNKCSSYININNIKDLYNIQSDNVYEQIFDNICKEKIAHRKRKKEKSCRKNKLSFSRNSNSKINETHRRRQTNITTDHQFHAYYHQSTPSAPVQHSPSYHLGFTKYQSNKETRYLGELNKRKKIKIDEVPNTANDANCVTSNYVSGGAFFYDNSFDKTPKKSFTDNDAYDQEKVFTRIDDPSCSIKKNKNTLLSSNSSLNKYDYIKFVCSPIKKTCNYKSAKNETEMCNPSLKVVNNQIEEKRSYDKKHLQHHNDRYHSITNYSHTNSVHYWGDFNKSSKNKSIHVWPFKKGSSQIYYDKIKEIDLSTGKNSAACNDATSGKTPNTNSNVSSNESNHSSKHAHNISLIDLDNSDSINRLSKNFFINNKKFFLNDFNNDKIRTSTQKDHQNDDLPNSTSHKNTVKEKNDISNSRGTVDLYDKEDKVHFDGMSTNENCTVTSCRNTNDLNCKETYFSGSNKFYDVDERHLVGEEDCDVRCYNGEHYDSRKHYDSRKHYDEEHCTVQHFDKQYYNEQNYEEDHYADKNYSRDINMYVKKNCKISKCLYSYLDVAYNCSKEEIKKSYKDKIKVYHPDKGGSMQEFLELKLSYDILNDDKKRKMYDKYGHSIIELLLSEKFHDYNISSDEKNEEEVLDEESIKIYDLFVQKYNNVSYLHNLYDLKINSNQYNQFQKLIYHFFHEENYMFKNIFYIYPIYSPHMPPFSKIKKKKKMIKKNPYSSTIYFDDEDSNLKSVDKLSENSSSSNYNITNEITIFDTIKKKNVTNLFNELNSQFEHFYKNYIIPKTELSETYTNRFNQSYGEKWENQNSAVVDGNNNISFLTKPTCSAASFCKGTSLTPHIVHTAGESNTNRNVHRNGHCNNNHNSSSNSYNSNNHDKNNFPDFFREIEVSPMAYKIINENNEKHIDEFYKWFDLFFEHPVNVDDRTEEHQKLDHIYSEPYYMHSYPRNKSTMHSSNETRRNSKNRNTKSLNNKKCSNDEQNELNKQTRHMTPIEIEHNLLKVENTFTKKTEISAKNNSEQLRTIQWCGKDFTQYDQKRCFSNCFININVKGQVQNFCSNEKTIFLDRVNAALDSYSNQDGAKKGSKVQEVYGNPHQWIDENTTTERYSHLKNCDNKIMEFNNNSIQKINNGCKKKGNNKKWYYNDNVNCNRNSNDDNDDDDAILNVEEKYGFNLLKKSKHKIKDMTHDFNYVYIGNSVNKKKKFLLFIKEESIKKFLKIKLLIHKIKKKSNLKHISLFENEIDKNIKNIEYILLLITYKDELIPLNDFYLLDKNIYSNDHYCIPLHIKKKNKIARPTYFHFKWIIYTIQSFILFNLYFKKVNKYMCSFPFFNYKYNYFKRYIKSKEQTNEDNVKNKYIFFQQYIIKNKYKYLGYFPHNIILHLKNIASVNNDHQKPLQINLSSIFVLTPNKSFSHVDF, from the coding sequence ATGAAAAAGAACAATATAGAcggttttattttaaaaaaaaatcagtATAACCATGAAAACAATGTTTTGAATAAATGCTCAAGCTATATCAAcataaataacattaaagATTTATATAACATCCAAAGTGATAATGTGTACGAGCaaatttttgataatatatgtaaagaaaaaattgcacacagaaagagaaaaaaggaaaagtcATGTcgaaagaataaattatcCTTTTCCCGTAATAGCAacagtaaaataaatgaaacacACCGAAGAAGGCAAACGAACATAACAACAGATCACCAATTTCACGCGTATTATCATCAATCCACACCATCTGCACCTGTACAGCATTCCCCTTCGTACCATTTAGGCTTTACAAAATACCAAAGTAACAAAGAAACAAGATATTTAGgagaattaaataaaaggaaaaaaataaaaatagatgaAGTTCCCAATACTGCAAACGATGCTAATTGTGTTACTTCGAACTATGTTAGTGGTGGTGCCTTCTTCTATGACAATTCCTTCGATAAAACACCAAAGAAATCGTTTACAGATAATGATGCATATGATCAAGAAAAAGTATTCACAAGAATAGATGATCCAAGTTGttccattaaaaaaaataaaaatacattgcTTAGCAGTAACagttctttaaataaatacgattatattaaatttgtgTGTTCCCCTATTAAAAAAACGTGTAATTATAAAAGTGCAAAAAACGAAACAGAAATGTGCAATCCTTCATTAAAGGTTGTAAACAAtcaaatagaagaaaaaagatcTTATGACAAGAAACATTTACAGCATCATAATGACCGTTATCATAGTATCACTAATTATAGCCATACAAATAGTGTGCACTATTGGGGGgattttaataaaagtagtaaaaataaaagcattCATGTATGGCCTTTTAAAAAGGGGAGCTcgcaaatatattatgataaaattaaagagaTTGACCTCAGCACAGGTAAAAATAGTGCAGCATGTAATGATGCTACCTCAGGTAAGACCCCTAATACTAACAGTAATGTATCTTCTAACGAATCCAATCATTCGTCTAAGCATGCTCATAACATCAGCTTGATTGATTTGGACAACTCTGATTCCATTAACAGACTGAGCAAGAACTTTTTTATcaacaacaaaaaattttttttaaacgaTTTCAACAATGATAAAATAAGGACCAGCACACAGAAGGATCATCAAAACGATGACCTCCCTAATAGCACATCTCATAAAAACACagtaaaggaaaaaaatgatatttctAATTCTAGAGGTACGGTAGACTTATATGACAAAGAGGATAAAGTACACTTTGATGGAATGAGTACAAATGAGAATTGTACAGTTACTAGTTGTAGAAATACGAATGATTTAAATTGTAAGGAAACATATTTCTCTGGcagtaataaattttatgatgTTGATGAACGACATTTAGTTGGTGAGGAAGATTGTGATGTGAGGTGTTACAATGGGGAACATTATGATAGTAGGAAACATTATGATAGTAGGAAACATTATGATGAGGAACACTGTACGGTGCAGCACTTTGATAAGCAGTACTATAACGAGCAGAATTATGAGGAGGACCACTATGCTGATAAGAATTATTCAAGAGATATAAACatgtatgtaaaaaaaaattgtaaaatatcAAAATGTTTATACAGCTACTTAGACGTTGCTTACAATTGTagtaaagaagaaataaaaaaatcgtataaagataaaattaaggTTTATCACCCAGATAAGGGAGGGAGCATGCAAGAATTTTTAGAACTCAAGCTGTCTTACGATATACTaaatgatgataaaaaaCGGAAAATGTATGATAAGTATGGACATAGCAtaatagaattattattaagcGAAAAATTTCatgattataatatatcttcagatgaaaaaaatgaagaagaggTACTAGATGAAGaaagcataaaaatatatgatttgtttgtgcaaaaatataataatgtttcttatttacataatttatatgacttaaaaattaatagcaATCAGTATAATCAATTTCAGAAGTTAATTTATCACTTTTTTCATGaggaaaattatatgtttaaaaatattttttacatttaccCTATCTACTCTCCTCATATGCCTCcttttagtaaaataaaaaaaaaaaaaaaaatgataaaaaaaaatccgTACAGTTCTACAATCTATTTTGATGATGAAGATAGTAACCTCAAATCTGTTGATAAATTATCTGAAAACTCTTCATCatcaaattataatataacaaatgaaattacaattttcgatactattaaaaaaaaaaacgttaCTAATCTATTTAATGAACTAAATTCTCAGTTTGAACacttttacaaaaattatataatacccAAAACGGAGTTATCAGAAACTTATACTAATAGATTCAATCAATCTTATGGagaaaaatgggaaaacCAGAACAGTGCAGTAGTTGAtggaaataataacatttctTTCTTAACAAAGCCAACATGTAGTGCTGCTTCATTCTGTAAGGGAACCTCTTTAACCCCTCATATTGTGCACACCGCTGGGGAAAGTAACACAAACAGAAACGTACATAGAAACGGACACTGTAACAATAACCATAACAGTAGCAGCAATAGTTACAATAGCAATAATCATGATAAAAACAACTTCCCTGATTTTTTCCGAGAAATCGAAGTATCACCGATggcatataaaattattaacgaAAACAATGAAAAACATATTGATGAATTTTACAAATggtttgatttattttttgaacaCCCTGTGAATGTGGATGATCGAACTGAAGAACACCAGAAACTGGATCATATATATTCCGAGCCATACTATATGCACAGTTACCCACGAAACAAAAGTACTATGCACAGTTCGAACGAAACACGAAGAAATTCGAAAAATCGTAATACAAAaagtttaaataataaaaaatgctcAAACGATGAACAAAACGAATTAAACAAGCAAACTAGGCATATGACACCTATTGAAATTGAGCATAACTTATTAAAAGTTGAAAAtacatttacaaaaaaaacagaaatatCTGCTAAAAATAATTCAGAACAGTTAAGAACAATTCAGTGGTGCGGTAAAGATTTTACTCAATATGACCAAAAAAGATGTTTCAGTAATTGTTTCATAAACATAAATGTAAAAGGTCAGGTACAAAATTTCTGCAGTAATGAAAAGACAATATTTCTCGATCGTGTTAATGCTGCATTAGATTCTTATTCAAATCAGGATGGGGCAAAAAAAGGATCAAAAGTACAAGAAGTATACGGTAATCCTCATCAATGGATTGATGAGAACACAACCACAGAACGTTACagtcatttaaaaaattgtgataacaaaattatggaatttaacaataattctattcaaaaaataaataatgggtgtaaaaaaaaaggtaacaATAAAAAGTGGTATTATAATGACAATGTAAATTGTAATCGTAACAGTAATGACgataatgatgatgatgatgccATTTTAAATGTTGAAGAGAAGTACGGCTTTAATTTGCtcaaaaaaagtaaacataaaattaaagatatGACACACGATTTCAATTATGTTTACATAGGGAATagtgtaaataaaaaaaaaaaatttctcttattcataaaagaagaaagtataaaaaaattcttaaaaataaaattactcattcataaaattaaaaaaaagtcaaatttaaaacatatctcattatttgaaaatgaaatcgacaaaaatattaaaaatattgaatatatattactgttAATAACATACAAAGATGAACTTATACCTTtaaatgatttttatttgttagacaaaaacatatattctAATGATCATTATTGTATAcctttacatataaaaaaaaaaaataaaattgcaaGACCAAcatatttccattttaaaTGGATCATATATACAATACAGTCATTCATCCTTTTTaatctttattttaaaaaagtaaataaatatatgtgttcctttccattttttaattataaatataattatttcaaaaGATACATTAAATCCAAAGAACAAACAAATGAAGATAACGTAAagaataaatacattttttttcagcAATATAtcatcaaaaataaatataaatatttgggGTACTTTCctcataatataatactacACTTAAAAAACATAGCATCGGTAAATAATGATCATCAGAAGCCTCTACAAATAAACTTGTCttccatttttgttttaacaCCGAATAAGTCATTTTCTCATGTTGATTTTTAG
- the PmUG01_08018800 gene encoding conserved Plasmodium protein, unknown function, with protein sequence MSSSNNKILKAKVEGIKSSDLDMFKSLIIPFNAIVEQYNKEDGSATVHFKSGIDKKHLVGLGKYTIKPMTYESSDTNDQKMRKRNVNFICDRIVVDEHDIINFFLNITLIAPVTCVLLSLLIFFSVF encoded by the exons atgagttcatcaaataataaaattcttaaaGCAAAAGTAGAGGGCATTAAAAGCTCAGACTTGGACATGTTTAAAAGTTTGATAATACCATTTAATGCGATCGTCGAACAATATAACAAAGAAga CGGATCAGCGACAGTACATTTTAAAAGCGGTATAGATAAGAAGCATTTAGTTGGTCTAggaaaatatacaattaaacccat GACGTATGAGTCAAGTGATACGAATGATCAG aaaatgagaaaaagaaatgtaaattttatttgtgaCAGAATAGTAGTAGACGAACATGAcatcataaatttttttctgaatatCAC GCTAATTGCTCCAGTTACATGTGTGTTGTTGAGTCTGCTGATATTCTTTTCAGTTTTTTGA
- the PmUG01_08018500 gene encoding conserved Plasmodium protein, unknown function gives MLFTKTGVVYKQVINLIVFYFFTNLIIIVLCNKSKTLRDRNILNYKWKRKLELQPNRTRKSKYAYFIYSNNLYRKVDVNEREYKLNDDLKNIILLFGRIAEHYYPNTAEQFNLFKEPYSKYIYTNENNSSLKWKHVFNNYHNKKIDKNVFYEKICELKFKWPINEDENITEHNFYNLVIEKCLNNIYTVRNNIHNLKILLTKIIENKKNKKNKGNKENEENIDYSEGTQSSQNSQNDQTSQNGQTNQTSQNGQTIHSGEVGDNVYINNLYDELEKEFINENEDLYHAPSSTSSGLANDKRIKLLEKLENFHLNDIFKQPNRSYSRLLVNEVFNREYPSKKTTDIFLYLVFQKNVEEFSYEHFLKYLNRLGKKIELYNCNYNSNIYFDHFFFLMKNEIKKSSIQLKNKKYFSSPKIDKAKKEYPSNKNNYENSHNTITYNNKKKKKKNSIIMEQELNSHKFNKFKGKIKDKEEGLPPIENLNNQSKFIMQASLHNEKNIYQNKKLQTDVYTTSKMTGSNFKNKIISLFNYIVNTIKMGF, from the coding sequence ATGCTTTTTACCAAAACAGGTGTTGTGTATAAGCAAGTTATTAATCTTATcgtgttttatttttttacaaactTAATTATTATAGTTTTGTGCAACAAGAGCAAAACACTCAGAGACAGAAACATCTTAAACtataaatggaaaagaaaattgGAATTACAGCCAAATAGGACAAGGAAAagtaaatatgcatatttcatatattctaATAATCTGTACAGAAAAGTAGACGTTAATGAAAGAGAATATAAGTTAAATGAtgatttgaaaaatataattctacTCTTCGGAAGAATAGCGGAGCATTATTATCCTAACACAGCAGAACAATTCAATCTTTTTAAAGAACCttatagtaaatatatatatactaatgaGAATAACAGTTCATTGAAATGGAAACATGTTTTTAACAActatcataataaaaaaattgataaaaatgtattttatgaaaaaatatgtgaaCTGAAATTTAAATGGCCAATTAATGAAGATGAAAATATTACAGagcataatttttacaactTAGTCATAGAAAAGTGTTTAAATAATATCTACACTGTGAGGAACAATATtcacaatttaaaaattttactaacgaaaattatagaaaataagaaaaataaaaaaaacaaagggAACAAGGAAAATGAGGAAAACATCGACTATAGCGAAGGCACCCAAAGTAGCCAAAATAGTCAAAATGACCAAACTAGCCAAAATGGCCAAACTAACCAAACTAGCCAAAATGGCCAAACTATCCATAGTGGCGAAGTCGGTGATAATGTCTACATTAACAATTTATACGATGAACTAGAGAAGGAgtttataaatgaaaacgAAGACTTATATCACGCTCCCTCATCTACAAGCTCTGGGTTAGCAAACGACAAAAGAATAAAACTGCtagaaaaattagaaaattttcacttaaatgatatttttaaacagCCTAACAGGTCTTATAGTAGATTACTTGTTAATGAAGTTTTTAATAGGGAATACCCATCTAAAAAAACTACggacatatttttatatctcgtttttcaaaaaaatgtagaagaATTTTCCTATGAacatttcttaaaatatttaaacagacttggaaaaaaaattgaactttataattgtaactataattcaaatatttattttgatcactttttttttcttatgaaaaatgaaattaaaaaaagttccATTCagcttaaaaataaaaaatatttctcttCTCCTAAAATTGACAAAGCTAAAAAGGAATATCcatctaataaaaataactatGAAAACAGTCATAATACTATAacatataacaataaaaaaaaaaagaaaaaaaattctattatTATGGAACAAGAACTAAATAgtcataaatttaataaattcaaaggtaaaataaaagacaAGGAAGAAGGACTGCCCCCAATAGAAAACTTAAACAACCAGTCGAAATTTATAATGCAAGCAAGTTTacacaatgaaaaaaatatatatcaaaataaaaaactacaAACTGATGTTTATACAACTTCAAAAATGACGGGAAGCAATTtcaagaataaaattatttcgcTATTTAACTATATAGTGAATACTATAAAAATGGGTTTTTAG
- the PmUG01_08018600 gene encoding conserved Plasmodium protein, unknown function: MIGKFISETYNKVKSKADEVRLHVSVQAIKAKEVFGLVKPTTTEQLEILLNYELQQIDTAEALIGTYKKWIHNIYQSEKNDCIRYYKNINRNSEKNVPNEVRHLFMNREDGKNYSSELNRENENAFNSSSNNNTYNSENNGNNSINSNNSNNCNNVDTKRYSNNVHNYVKNDSNMDICYNSGLNVHPQSDVSNSEKPQHQEEGTNNSEEDVPLIDKDRGNPSMEMRLLEKDVNNDINKNMTSVQKNKDDTTNNIYDDLYGYNFKEFFLKSNILEKSISLILEKREIRLSLVGPIEKDDLNNPRTTILTMFKHCLIGNEKLHKDILYIILTTDKLFENHKELFLELLSVLKYDYLDIYLTNIRKLISSEVVCLKSKILSYDAQCLNFNKINCLKYISRRTSMSSIDLEKDTNFSSPSFSFEKLHSEPFQDELRHDSTQENRLTPLEEYKKEHIQEEIDVMNSLDKGKIDKEKMLEIEHEKMHQIEGEKAHQVEQENMQLMEEIDEVRILQSNEEKMFEDFEMPETSSNNCTEYSRDDSKADSLLSEKEIIENNKIQQIKILASSKLIELHKAVQRILLLATKNREKRKIEIKIKLEELKKIIEVCKKDCDITLNDAKDSKTHIENVYVKEVDVRTSDINKTQELINQVKNSLDQLIIKKNELYNEYQLICKEINKKNKELSKVLSTLSLYKKELNEAENNYLNKLSNTSKTKHMHQERKLYISNLDNMSDEILKEYEKSEYVNTDELVSKSIKIKKPLKQVITKHLTYLKDKLCLLNTLLKFYAQKVTLLLKNTNNAKKGISKLHHLDHCNTIDHHNNSDPHNIVDHHNGADIHNNVNFQSDVDHHSDDDVFMKKNEMVKDDHIKRNILNTTNNEDFYQYNHYEKERKSKLLKYKKCYFKVIEQINKVWIIIQKFYDLHKEQIDEDNDEVKYSAHFIYDQINIMYNYSKKYIMENSPIISSIS, encoded by the coding sequence atgatcgGTAAATTCATTTCCGAAACATACAATAAAGTGAAAAGTAAAGCTGACGAGGTTAGGTTACATGTGAGTGTTCAAGCCATAAAGGCGAAAGAAGTTTTTGGATTAGTAAAACCAACTACAACTGAACAACtggaaattttattaaattatgaacTGCAACAAATTGACACAGCAGAAGCATTAATAGgaacttataaaaaatggatacataatatatatcaatctGAGAAAAATGACTGCAtaagatattataaaaatataaacagaaATAGCGAAAAAAATGTGCCAAATGAGGTCAGACATTTGTTTATGAACAGGGAAGATGGTAAAAATTACTCATCGGAATTAAAtagagaaaatgaaaatgcatttaatagtagtagtaataataatacatataatagtGAAAACAACGGTAATAACAGCATTAATAGTAACAACAGTAACAATTGCAACAATGTGGATACCAAACGATACAGCAATAATGTTCATAATTATGTGAAAAATGATTCAAATATGGACATATGTTACAATTCAGGGTTAAATGTACATCCTCAAAGTGATGTTTCCAATAGTGAAAAACCTCAACATCAAGAAGAAGGAACGAATAATAGTGAAGAGGATGTTCCCTTAATAGACAAAGATAGAGGTAATCCATCTATGGAAATGAGACTACTAGAAAAGGATGTAAACAacgatataaataaaaatatgacttCAGTACAAAAGAACAAAGACGACACAACTAACAACATTTACGATGATCTTTATGGATATAACtttaaagaattttttctaaaaagtaatattttagaaaaatctATTAGTCTgatattagaaaaaagagaaattagGTTATCTCTAGTAGGCCCAATAGAAAAAGACGATTTAAATAATCCGAGAACTACTATTTTAACCATGTTTAAGCATTGTCTGAttggaaatgaaaaattgcATAAAGACATTTTGTACATTATATTAACAACTGACAAATTATTCGAAAATCATAAAGAACtatttttagaattattGAGTGTCCTTAAATATGATTATTTAGATATTTATTTAACCAATATAAGAAAACTAATATCATCAGAGGTTGTTTGCTTAAAGAGTAAAATACTGTCATATGATGCTCAATGTCTaaactttaataaaataaactgtttaaaatatattagcaGGAGAACTAGTATGTCCTCGATCGATTTAGAAAAGGATACAAACTTTTCAAGTCCTTCTTTTAGTTTTGAAAAACTGCATTCCGAACCGTTCCAAGATGAACTGAGGCATGATAGTACTCAAGAAAATAGGTTAACTCCGCttgaagaatataaaaaagaacacATACAGGAAGAAATCGATGTGATGAATTCACTAGATAAGGGCAAAATAGACAAGGAAAAGATGCTAGAAATAGAGCATGAAAAAATGCACCAAATTGAGGGGGAAAAAGCCCATCAAGTGGAGCAGGAAAATATGCAACTAATGGAAGAAATAGATGAAGTAAGAATACTCCAATCAAACGAAGAGAAAATGTTTGAGGATTTCGAAATGCCGGAAACAAGTAGCAACAACTGCACAGAATATTCAAGAGATGATTCTAAGGCGGATTCTTTATTAAgcgaaaaagaaattatagaGAACAACAAAATACAACAAATCAAAATTCTAGCTTCATCAAAATTAATAGAGTTACATAAGGCTGTTCAAAGGATTCTATTATTAGCTACAAAAAATAgggaaaagagaaaaatcgaaattaaaataaaattggaagaattaaaaaaaattatagaagtTTGTAAAAAGGACTGTGATATAACTCTTAATGATGCCAAAGACTCGAAAACTCATATagaaaatgtatatgttaaAGAAGTAGATGTACGAACAAGTGATATTAACAAAACGCAGGAACTGATAAACCAAGTGAAAAATTCGCTAGatcaattaataataaaaaaaaatgaattatataatgaatatcaGTTGATatgtaaagaaataaataaaaaaaataaggaattaTCAAAAGTATTATCCACATTatccttatataaaaaagagttAAACGAAgcagaaaataattatttaaacaaGTTGTCAAATAcaagtaaaacaaaacacATGCATCAAGAAAGgaagttatatatttcaaatttaGATAATATGTCtgatgaaattttaaaagaatatgaaaaatcTGAGTATGTAAATACGGACGAATTAGTTTCAAAATCgatcaaaattaaaaaacctCTAAAGCAGGTTATTACGAAACATTTAACTTATTTGAAAGAcaaattatgtttattaaatacTCTACTAAAATTTTATGCACAAAAGGTAACGTTgttgttaaaaaatacaaacaatgcaaaaaaaggtatatcAAAACTGCACCATCTGGACCATTGCAATACAATTGACCATCATAATAATTCTGACCCTCATAATATAGTTGACCATCATAATGGTGCtgatattcataataatgtaaattttcAAAGTGATGTTGATCATCATAGTGATGATGACGTATTCATGAAGAAAAACGAAATGGTAAAGGACGatcatataaaaaggaaCATTTTAAATACCACTAATAATGAAGATTTCTACCAATACAATCATTAcgaaaaagaaaggaaatcaaaattactaaaatataaaaaatgctaTTTTAAGGTTATTgagcaaataaataaagtgtGGATCATCATACAAAAGTTTTACGATCTTCATAAAGAACAGATAGATGAAGATAATGATGAGGTAAAATATTCAgcacattttatttatgatcaaataaatataatgtacaattatagcaaaaaatatataatggaaaatAGTCCTATTATTTCCTCCATATCATAA